A stretch of DNA from Rothia mucilaginosa:
TCCATGGCGTGTGCCGCCTCCTCGTAGGTTTTGAAGGGGCCCCACAGGGAGGTGACGGCGCTCTGCTGGCCGTGCTCAACCTCGCCGGTTTTGAGGTTGTACCAGTACTCATCGGGATGCGGGCTGGTGGCTTCGGTCGCCGAGTTCAGGGTCTTTTCGACCGCCGATTCGATGGCTTCGCTCAGGCGGTTTTTCTTCTCACTCATGGGTTCTCCTTCGATGGTGAGGGGTTGGTGTTTCTAGCTTCTCACGCGCAGGGGTTCGTGGCAATGTGGCAGGCGGGGCTTCTCACGGTCCTCCTCCCCTCCCGGTCTTCTGTCCCTGCCTTCCACCCCGCACACTTTTACCGCTCGCGTGCATGAAATTTTATTCACAATCTGGGAAAAAGGTACGGCTTATGTATCCGCCGCTTTTTAGCGCTCCCGCAAGGGACACAACCCGCCCGCGCCCGGTAAGATGAAACTATGTCTTCAACCAAAACGAATACTTCGCATAATCTTCCCGCAGAGCCCGGTCGCGCACCCGTCGGTTGTCTGACCCCCGGACGCGTCACTCCCATGCGCCCGGTCCCCTCGCACATTGTTCGCCCCGAGTACGTGGGTAAGCCCACCGCCAACGAGGGTAACGACTCGAACATGTACACCCCCGAGGAAGTTGAGCGGGTTCGCGCAGCCGGCAAGGTCGCGGCAGGCGCCATCGTTGAAGCATCCAAGATTTGCGTGCCCGGCACCACCACCGACGAGATTGACGTGCTGGTCCACGAGTACATTTGCGACCACGGCGCGTACCCCTCCACCGTGGATTACCGCGGCTACCCCAAGTCCGTGTGCACCTCCCTGAACGAGGTCATCTGCCACGGCATCCCGGACTCCACCGTGCTGGAGGACGGCGACATCCTCAACCTGGACGTCACCGCATACCTGGACGGCATGCACGGCGACACCAACAAGACCCTGCTCATCGGTAACGTGGATGAAGAGTCCCGCCTGCTGGTTGAGCGCACCGAGGAGTCCCTGAACCGCGCGATTAAGGCTGTGAAGCCGGGCCGCCAGATCAACGTGATCGGTCGCGTCATTGAGAAGTATGCGGCACGTTTCGGTTACGGCGTGGTTCGCGACTACACCGGTCACGGTGTGGGTCGTGAGTTCCACTCTGGCCTCATAATCCCCCACTACGATGCGGCACCCGCCTACGACACCGAGATCCGTGAGGGCATGATTTTCACCATTGAGCCCATGCTGACCCTCGGCACCATCGAATGGGATCTGTGGGATGACGACTGGACCGTGGTCACCCGCGATTGCAAGCGCACCGCACAATTCGAGCACACCCTCGTGGTGACCGCTGACGGCGCGGACATCCTCACCCTGCCCTAAAGCGCAGACCTCTGGGTTTCCTACCCCGCAGGTACGACTTGTGCAGGTACGAGCCCAGCACCTCACTTTTATATCAGTTCACCCACTAACAAACCCGCCCGCTCCCCCAGTTACACGGCAGTAGGCGGAACGAAAGAGAGAAAACCATGAGCGATTACGCAGAACCCGGCGTCATCACCGAACTGCCCGCACCCACCCCCAAGGACCTGCAGATTGGTGTGGACATTGGAGGCACCGGCATTAAGGGCGGCATCGTCGACCTGCGCACCGGCAACCTCGTGTCCGACCGCTTCCGCATCGACACCCCCAAGCCCGCAACCCCCGCCGCTGTGGCTGAGGTTGTACGCCGCGTAGTTGATGAGCTGCAGGGCCGCGACCTGGCGCCGGACCCCGAGTCCGCTGTCGGCATTGACTTCCCCGCAGTGGTGAAGAACGGTATGGTCTTCTCCGCAGCGAACGTGGACGACTCCTGGATTAACACCGACCTGGAGCAGGTCATGAGCGAGGCGCTGGACGGCCGCACCGTCTACGGCCTCAACGACGCTGACGCAGCAGGCCTGGCTGAGGCAACCTACGGTCAGGGCCGTAACCGTGACGGCCTGATCGCTGTCATCACCCTGGGCACCGGCATCGGCTCCGCCCTCATCAACGACGGTAAGCTGATCCCGAACACCGAGCTGGGTCACCTGGAGCTGGACGGCCACAACGCCGAGTCTCAGGCTTCCGCTCGCGCCCGCGAGGTGCACGAGCTGTCCTGGAAGAAGTACGGCAAGCGCCTGTACCGCTACTTCGAGCACGTTCAGATGCTCTTCTCCCCCGACCTGTTCATCATCGGCGGCGGCATCTCCAAGAACCCGGAGAAGTTCATGCCCTACTTTGAGGATCAGATTCGTACCCCCATGGTCATGGCTGCCCTGCGCAATAACGCCGGTATTGTGGGTGCGGCACTGTGGGCTGGCGGTATGCTGCCCGAGCGTCAGCGCCGCGGCGAAGCGTAAGAGCTACTTCCCGCTGTACCCGCGGCCGCGTCAGCGCCGCGGCGAAGCGTAAAGCCTAAAAGCAACTGAAAGGGACCGCCTTTCCGAATGATTCGGAAAGGCGGTCCCTTCTGCATGCCGCCGCTCGTCTATAGCGGCTACCGGTTTAGTTAGCTACTGGGCGATGCGGTCCTCACGCAGACGCGCAATCGCCTCCTCAAAGTCTTCAAGGTTCTCAAAGGCCTGGTACACGCTCGCAAAACGCAGGTAGGCGACCGCGTCCAGCTTCGACAGCGGCTCCAGGATGGTCAGACCCACCTCGTGCGCGTTAATCTCCGCCAGACCGCGAGCACGAATCAGCTCCTCAACTTCCTGGGCGAGCTTCGCCAAATCGTCCTCCCCCACGGGGCGGCCCTGGCATGCCTTACGCACGCCGGCGGCAATCTTCGAACGGTCAAAAGGCTCGGTCACGCCGGAACGCTTAATCACCGAAATGGTGGTGGTTTCAACGGTCGTGAAGCGGCGAGCGCAGGAGGTGCACTGGCGGCGGCGGCGAATTGCGGCGCCGTCATCGGTGGTGCGGGAATCCACCACGCGCGAGTCGGTGTGCTTGCAATAGGGGCAGTACATTCGTTTCTCCTTGGCTGGGCGCTAGCGCCCGCGTATACAGCGCTCAAGAATATTTATACCTATTCTACCGTGATATACAGCGCAGACACCGTATGTTGTGAGTGAATATACGCTCAGGGTGGACTCTGCTATGCAGAATCCACCCTGTCATTCCCCTCACGGGGGCGTTATGAGCGCGCGTTATGAGCGCGCGTTGTTAGCGTCGAATGCAGCTCGGACCGAAAATCGTCTTGATTTCACCGAAGAGGCTCGGGTTCGGTTCCACGCGCACACTCGGGTCCAGCAGCACCAGTTGCTCCTTATCGCGGGTACGCACGAGCATGCGCACATCCGCGGTGCCCTTGTGGTCGCGCAGGGTCTCCTTCAGCTCCTTCAGGTTCGCCTCGGTCACCAGGTACTCGGGTACCACGATGGTGATGGGTGCGGCGCGGCCGTCATCGCTGATTTCCAGGATCTGCAGTTCCTGCGCGCTCATGTTCACGCTGCCGTCGTCGCGGCGTTGCACGCGGCCACGAATCGAGCAGATGAGGTCATCCGCCAGGGCGGCGCCCATCGTCTCGTAGGCGCGGGAGAAGAACATGACCGTAATGGTGGCGCCCGAGGGGTCTTCCAGCTCCACGGAGGCGTACTGGTTACCGCTGGACTTGGCGATACGGCGCGAAACGCCAGTGAGCATACCCGCAATGGTGACGGTTTCGCCGTCGCGCACGTGCGAGTCTTCACCGATGATGTCGTGCACCGAATGGCTTGCCGCATCCGAGAGGGCACGCTCCAGGCCGCGCAGCGGGTGGTCCGAAACGTACAGGCCCAGCATGTCACGTTCAAAGTTCAGCTTCTCGCGGCGGTCCCATTCAGGAACATCAGGAATGGTCACGGTCAGCTCATCGCCCAGGGCGTCATCCATGCCGAGGGAGCCGAAGAGGTCGAACTGACCCGCTGCCTCCTTACGCTTGACCGCCACGGCGGCGTCCACTGCCGCCTCGTGAATGAGAGACAGCGAACGGCGCGTGTGGCCCAGGTCGTCGAAAGCGCCCGCCTTAATGAGCGATTCGATGGTGCGCTTATTGCACACCTGCAGCGGCACCTTCTTCAGGAAGTCGTTGAAGGACTCGTAGCGGCCCTTCTCCTCGCGGGCGGCAATCATGCCTTCGACCACGTTCGCGCCCACGTTACGGATCGCGCCCATACCGAAGCGGATATCGTCACCAACAGGGGCGAAGGTCAGGGTGGACTCGTTCACATCCGGTGCGAGCACGGTAATGCCCATGGCGCGGCACTCATTCAGGTACAGCGCGAGCTTGTCCTTGTTATCGCCCACGCTGGTCAGCAGCGCGGCCATGTACTCCTGCGGGTAATGCGCCTTCAGGTACGCAGTCCAGTAGGACACCAGACCGTACGCGGCCGTGTGCGCCTTGTTGAACGCGTAGTCAGAGAACGGCAGCAGAATATCCCAGAGCGCCTTAATAGCGCCCTCAGAGTAGCCGTTAGAAATCATGCCGTCGTGGAAGGTAGCGTACTGCTTATCCAGCTCCGCCTTCTTCTTCTTACCCATCGCACGGCGCAGAAGGTCTGCCTCACCCAGAGTGTAGTTCGCGACCTTCTGAGCAATCGCCATCACCTGCTCCTGATACACAATCAGGCCGTAGGTGGTGTCCAGAATGTCCTTCAGCGGCTCTTCCAGCTCGGGGTGAATCGGCTCAATCTCCTGCTTACCGTTCTTACGCAGAGCGTAGTTGGTATGCGAGTTCGCACCCATCGGGCCCGGACGGTACAGCGCCAGCACTGCCGAAATGTGCTCGAACTCCTCGGGCTCCATGAGCTTGAGCAGCGAGCGCATCGGGCCGCCATCGAGCTGGAACACGCCGAGGGTATCGCCGCGCGCCAGCAGACGGTACGATTCCGGGTCGTCCAGCGAGAGAGATTCAAGGTCCAGGTCAATGCCTCGGTTAGCCTTAATGTTCTCCACCGCATCAGAGATGATGGTGAGGTTACGCAGACCCAAGAAGTCCATCTTGATCAGGCCCAGGCCCTCACAGGTGGGGTAATCGAACTGGGTGATGACCTGGCCGTCAGCCTCGCGGCGCATCACGGGGATCACGTCGATAAGGTCCTTGCTGGACATAATCACGCCCGCAGCGTGCACGCCCCACTGGCGCTTCAGACCTTCCAGGCCCTTCGCAGTTTCGAACACCTGGCCGTAAATCTTATCGACCGGGTCCTCAATGAGGGCGCGCAAATCTGCCGCCTCGGCGTAACGCTTATCCTCTTCGTTGTACACGTTCGCCAGGGCAATGTTCTTACCCATGACGTCCGGCGGCATCGCCTTGGTGAGGCGCTCGCCGACCGAGTACGGCTGATCCATCACGCGGGAGGCGTCCTTGAGCGCCTGCTTCGCCTTAATGGTGCCGAAGGTGACAATCTGTGCGACCTTCTCTTCACCGTACTTTTCGGTCACGTAGTCGATGACTTCGCCGCGGCGACGATCGTCAAAGTCCACATCGAAGTCGGGCATGGAGACGCGGTCGGGGTTGAGAAATCGCTCGAAAATCAGGTCGTGGTCGAGCGGGTTCAGGTCGGTAATACGCATCGCGTATGCGACCATGGAGCCTGCACCGGAGCCACGGCCGGGGCCCACGCGAATACCGTTGCGCTTCGCCCAGTTGATGAAGTCGGCGACCACGAGGAAGTAGCCGGGGAAGCCCATGGAGGTAATAACCCCCACCTCGTACTCTGCCTGCTTGCGCACAGCGTCGGGAACACCCTGCGGGAAGCGGTAGTGCAGGCCCTTCTCAACCTCCTTCACGAACCAGGATTCCTCGTTTTCGCCCTCGGGCACGGGGAAGTTCGGCATGTAGTTCGCCTTGGTGTTGAACTCCACGTTGCAGCGTTCAGCGATTTCGAGGGTGTTCTCACACGCGCCGGGAATGTCGCCGAACAGGGCGTACATTTCTTCTGCCGAGCGCAGGTAGAAGTTATCCGCGTCGAACTTGAAGCGCTTGGGGTCGGTGAGGGTCGATCCGGACTGCACGCACAGCAGCGCCGCGTGGGCGGTGTGGTCTTCCTGGCGGGTGTAGTGCAGGTCGTTGGTTGCGACGAAGGGCAGGTTCAGCTTCTTGGCGAGGCGGTGCAAATCCTCCTGGACGTTGCGTTCAATGTCCAGGCCGTGGTCCATGACCTCGCAGTAGAAGTTATCTTTGCCGAAAATATCGCGGAATTCGCTCGCTGCCTGGACTGCCTCGTCGAACTGGCCCAGGCGCAGGCGCGTCTGAACCTCACCGGAGGGGCAGCCGGTGGTCGCAATCAGACCCTTCGAGTAGGTCTGCAGCACCTCACGGTCCATACGCGGCTTGTACAGCTGACCTTCCAGCGACGCAATCGAGGAGGCACGGAACAGGTTGTGCATGCCCTCGGTGGTTTCAGCCCACATGGTCATGTGGGTGTACGCGCCACCACCGGAGACGTCGTCGCGGGAGCCGTCGCCCCAGCGCACACGCGAACGGTCGGTGCGGTGCGTGCCGGGGGTCAGGTACGCCTCCACACCAATGATGGGCTTGATGTCGTGCGCTTTAGCCTGGCGCCAGAAGTCGAAGGCACCAAAGAGGAAGCCGTGGTCACTGGTCGCCATGGACTTCATGCCGAGTTCTTTAGCGTGGGTGAACAGGTCACCCAGGCGCGCGGCACCGTCGAGCATAGAGTACTCGGTGTGCACATGCAGGTGCGTAAATTCTTTGGTTGCCACGGATATCTCCTGGAGGTGTGGGTTGGAGGATGGGCGGTGAATGTGAAGCTGTGTGCGGCGGCCCGCGGGCGGCTCTACCTAGCTGGGCTGTCTAGCAGAGCCGAGCTGTCTAGCCGAGCTGAACCTTACCCTCACGCAGAGCGGTCAGCGCGTAGGACAGGTCGAGCGGGTACTCGCTGGTGAAGGTCACGCGCTCACCGGTGCCGGGGTGGTCGAAGCCCAGGCGGTGCGCGTGCAGCCACTGGCGAGTCAGACCCAGTTCGGCGCTAAAGCGCGGGTCAGCGCCGTAGGTCAGGTCACCGCAGCAGGGGTGGCGCAGCGCGGAGAAGTGCACACGAATCTGGTGAGTACGTCCGGTTTCCAGGTGCACCTCTACCAGGGATGCGGGGCCGAAGGCTTCGAGCACATCGTAGTGGGTGATGGAGTTGCGTCCGTCTTCAACCACGGCGAACTTCCATTCGTTGCCGGGGTGGCGGCCGATGGGTGCGTCGATGGTGCCGCGCAGAGGGTCGGGCAGGCCCTGCACGAGGGTGTGGTAGACCTTGTCCACGGTGCGTTCCTTGAAGGCTCGCTTGAGTTCGGTGTAGGCGCGTTCGCTGCGGGCTACGACCATCAGGCCGCTGGTGCCCACGTCCAGGCGGTGCACAATGCCCTGGCGTTCTGCCGCGCCGGAGGTAGCAACCGAAATGCCCTCGCCCATGAGCGCGGAGATGACGGTGGGGCCGTGCCAGCCGGGTGAGGGGTGTGCCGCCACGCCTGCGGGCTTGTCCACCACAACGATGTCCTCGTCCAGGTGCACGATGCGGAAGCCGTCCACCTTCTCGGGGCGGATGTCCGCCAGATCGCGCGGTGCGGGGGCATCCACGACGACCTCGTCCCCTGCGGACAGTTTGTAGGACTTGCCGATTTTCACGGCCTTGCCGTTGTTGGTCACGCTCACGTGGCCGTCACGAATCCACCCGGAGGTGCGGGTGCGCGGTGCGTCGAGGGCACCGGCGAGCGCGGCGTCCAGGCGCATACCGGCAAGCGCGCCTTCAACGGTGAATTCGGCGCGGATGCGTGCCGAATCTTCGGCGGCGTTGGTGGTTTCGCTCATGCGGCTCTCCTTCGGGTGGTGTTTGCTTTGGTTGTCTGTGTGGGAGGGTTGTCTGTGTGAGAACGTCTGTAGGCACGTGTAACGGCGATGTAGCCGGACAAGAAGCTACTTGGCGCTCTTCCCTGCCGCATTCTTGTCGTCAGCCTGCACACGGGTGCCGTTGAGGTTCAGACCCTTGAAGTTCAGTAGCACAATGAACGCCATGCACACGCAGATTGCGGAGTCTGCAATATTGAAAATCGCGAAGTTCGGCACGGAAATAAAATCGACCACGTGGCCGGAACCGAAGCCGGGCTCACGGAAGAGACGGTCGAAAAGGTTGCCGCAGATACCGCCGAGCAGACCACCCAGCGCGAGGGTCCAAGACAGGGCACGGGTGCGGCGCAGCAGGTAGAGCACCACGGATGCGGCAACGATCATGACGAGGGTAAAGACCCAGGTGACGTTCTCACCCATGCTGAATGCGGCACCGGAGTTACGGATCGAGTACCACCACAGAAGCCCGTCAATGACGGTGATGCGCTCCCCCAGCTGCATCTGAGTAACGACCAGGTATTTGGTGCCCTGGTCGATTGCGAATACGACGGCGGCGAGCACGAGCGCGAGGATGCCCGCGGAGCGAGCCGAAAGGATGCGCACGCGGCGTCCGTCAGCCTTTGTAGCGGTGTGTGAGACTGAGGATTCAGCAGTCTTGGGGGTGTTGGTCATAGCTCTCCTCTAGTCTGTGCCGGTTGCTACGCGCCCGAACGCAAACCTGGTGCGGTACCGTTCGATAGTGCCCCTCTAGCTTAGCAAATCGGGGTAGTGCATCGAGTATTCGGCGGTGATTTGGCGGATGCTCTCCCCCGCTTCGCGTGCTGGGTTCTGCGTGCTGGGTTCTTGGGGGTTCTTGGCTCGTGCCGGGCGGACATGAGAATACCGCCCGGTTCTCTCGATCTTCCCCGGTGAATAGCGGTGGAAGAGAAAGAAGCCGGGCGGCATACGCCTCAAAGCGTCGTTAGCTTAGCGTCGTTAGATTATTCTGGCACGCTGATTTATGCGGAAGCCTCGATTTTATGCGGAAGCTTCGATGGACTTGAGGTTCTTCAGCTCCTGAACCTGTGCATCCAGGTGCTGCAGCAGCTTGGAGCGGTAGCGGCTCTCGAAGCCGCGCAGAGCCTCAACAGCAATCTCCAGTTCTTCCTTCTCGTCGGTGAGGCGAGAGAGAACCTCTTCGCGCTGCTGCTGAGCTTCGCTCACCATAGCGTCTGCCTTCCTCTCTGCCTCTTCGAGCAGTTCAGCCTTAGCCTTCTCGCCCTGTGCCACGTAGTCGTCGTGAACCTTCTGCGCCATGGCGAGCAGCGCCGCCGCATCCTGAGGTGCAGCCGATGCCGCCGAGGACTGTGCGGGTGCTACAGCCGCTGCGGGGGAATCGGGTGCGTTTGCAGAGAGCTGCTCAACCTGACGCTCCAGGGCGTCACGCTCGGAGTAGAGTGCGCGCAGTTCGACGACGAGCTCGTCCAGGAAGTCATCGACCTCGTTGCGGTCGTAACCGGACTCTTCGGTTACGATCTTGAAGCTCTTAGTGATCAGGTCTTCGGGGGTGATTGCCATGGGCTTCTCCTCTGGGTATCCCTACGGTGTTTGGTGGTGAAGATGAGTGCCGCGGATTCACCAGCCAGATAGGTCGTGGCCCCAATATTTCAGGGTCCCGATGGTTCAGGGCATGGTCATGCCGCGATGCAGTCGTTGGCACCAATTCTACTATTCTTTGGTTTCTGTGCCCGGTTATACGTCGGTTGAACCGTAAAATATTGCTCTGCGCAAGGGTGGGATTCACCACGTCTAATATCCTCCCTAGTCCCCGCTATCACCCGTGTATTTTCTGCCCTGCGGTGCATTTCGAGGTGGTTTTCGAGAAGGCATTTTGACGCTACCCCCGGCACTATACACAGGCAGAACGCAGGCACAGAACCCAGGCACAAAACGCAGGCGCAGAAAACCCCCGCTCTGCATCAACCCGTGAACGGGTCAGGCAGGCGGGGGTCCATCGTTTCTTAGCTATCGTCTCTTATTCCCAAGCTGTCGCCTCTGAGCGAGGCAGTCGCCTACGAGAAGGCCGCGGTCATCCGCATCATGATGCTCAGCAGCAAAGACAGCAGAACAATCAGAATCAGGAAGCCGGTGTCCAGCGCAACGTTACCCACACGAACCGGCGGAATCAGGCGGCGCAACTGGTTCATCGGCCAGTCAGTCACCGCGTACACGCCGCTGGCGAAGAGCAACACAATGCCCTTGGGACGCCACTCCGGTGCGAACATGCGCACCCAGTCAAAGAGCATGCGCAGCAGCATCGCAATGTAGAGAACGTAGACGACAATCGTAATGAGGGCGAAAATATAACCCATCTATCAGTCCTTAGCCCTGGTCGAAGGGGAATTCGCCGTCGGTCTCAAAGCCGGCGGGAACCTCGGAGTTAGCCACACCCAGAACCTCCAGGTTGGAGGGGGTCAGCAGGAACACCTTAGCGGTGACGCGCTCAATGCGGCCCTCCAGTGCGAATGCCAGACCGGATGCGAAGTCCACCAGGCGCTTTGCGTCTGCGTCAGGCATTTCTTCCACGTTCATAATCACGGGGATGTTCTCGCGGAATGCCTCACCAATGATCTTTGCGTCATTGTAGGAGCGGGGGTGGATAGTGGTGATGCGACGCAATTCGTCCTCTTCTTCCTCGTAACCGTAGGTGTATCCGTTGGTTTCTTCGGGCTCGTAGCCCTGGTCGTAGTAGCCGTCGTTGGAGTACGTCTCGGCGTACTGCTCGGTGTATTCGGTATTCGGCACCGGGGTGTCCTCCCAATTGTCTGCGCTGGCGTCGTCCCAAGTCTGCTCGGTTTCTGCCAGATCAGCTGTGGTTTCAGGTGTATGAGCGGTGGCGTATGCCGCTGCATCTACGGTTGCTCGTCCGTCGGCAGGTTCTTCTGCGTCCAGATACTCGGTTTCTGTACCGTCATCGTAGCTATCAGCCTGCAGGTACTCTTCCTGTTCAGTATAGGCGGGTTCGTCCTGCGGGTGGTAGGTTTCGCTCTGCGACTCGGCATCGCTGTACTGTGCCGAGCCGGGCAGTGCTGAGAGCCTGTTGGCGCTGTCGGTCTTCTGCGCTGTAGCAGCCTGCCCTGCGGAGGCGTTTGCCTCCCGGCGGGTTTCAGCCTGCACAGCCTGCGGGGATTCTTCCGGCGTCGTCTCAGCGCCCTGGTATCGTTCCAGGCCGAGGAAACCCGCCAGACGGCTTTGTTTCGCCATGATTCTCTCGCTGTTCTTTCACGTTGGTGGTGTACAGGTTCTGCCGTGGTGCTTCGTCAGAAGGTGTGTGCGTAACGGTACGCCATGCACCGGCATGTATATATTACCAGCGCCCACCCCGCGCAGGCGGTCAAGGGCACCGATGATTATGCCGCCAGTCTGCCCCGAGGGTAGCCCAGAGCTCGAAGGGCAACGTACGGTGTGTACCTTTGTTGCGAGGCTAGAGCGCCGGGCGCTGACCCATGATGTCGCTACCCACGCGCACGCAGGTCGAGCCCCAACGCACCGCCGCCTCCAGGTCCCCGCTCATGCCGGCGGAAATCTCGGTCGCGTGCGGCACCTGCTCACGCACCAGCGAAGCCAAACCGTAGAGCTTCTCAAACGCCTCATCAGGGTTCATGCCCAGCGGCGCCACCGCCATCACGCCACCGCAGCGCAGATGCTCGTGATTCTCGATGCGCTCTACCAGCTCCAGCAGCTCGGAGGCGCTCGTACCGCCGCGCGCGCCCTCGGCGGCATGGCCAGCCGTCGCAACCTCCGCCAGGGACACCTGCACCAGGCAGGTCAGCGCACCATGCTCCGCTGCAGCGGGTGCGGGCGCCTCCCCCGCCTCAAAGCGAGAGAGCTGGTTCGCGTACGCCTTCGCCAGCGCATCCGCCAGGGAGGGGCGGTCCACCGAATGCACGCTGGAGGCGTACTTGACCACAGACTTCGCCTTATTCGTCTGCAGCTGGCCAATAAACGCCCAGTGCGGGGGCTGCACCTCACGCTGGGCGCAGTATGCGGCAAGCTCACGAGCCTTCGCGCTCGCCTCCTGGTCGCGGTTCTCACCGAAGAGGGCCACTCCCCCATCCAGCAGCGCCGCCGCGTCGGAGGCGGGGAAGAACTTCGTGACCGTCACCAGCTGCACCGGAGCGCTCGCCTCGGTACGCACGGCGCTGTGGTCCTGCTCCGCGGTGCGGATACGCTCAAGCACGCGGCGGTAGTTCTGCAGCAACTGCTCGGCACGTTCGGGAGTGTACTGCAGGTTCTCTTCTACGTTCATTTCAGACATCTTCTCTCCTTCAGCGGCTCTATCTTTAGCGACCCTATCTTTAGCAGCTCTAGGCGGCGGGCTCTGCCGCCTTCTCAACCCACACCAGACCCGCGATACGGCCCGGCTTCTCACCGCGGTTCGTGAACCCGCGATGCGAATACACCTCGG
This window harbors:
- the map gene encoding type I methionyl aminopeptidase; protein product: MSSTKTNTSHNLPAEPGRAPVGCLTPGRVTPMRPVPSHIVRPEYVGKPTANEGNDSNMYTPEEVERVRAAGKVAAGAIVEASKICVPGTTTDEIDVLVHEYICDHGAYPSTVDYRGYPKSVCTSLNEVICHGIPDSTVLEDGDILNLDVTAYLDGMHGDTNKTLLIGNVDEESRLLVERTEESLNRAIKAVKPGRQINVIGRVIEKYAARFGYGVVRDYTGHGVGREFHSGLIIPHYDAAPAYDTEIREGMIFTIEPMLTLGTIEWDLWDDDWTVVTRDCKRTAQFEHTLVVTADGADILTLP
- the ppgK gene encoding polyphosphate--glucose phosphotransferase, producing the protein MSDYAEPGVITELPAPTPKDLQIGVDIGGTGIKGGIVDLRTGNLVSDRFRIDTPKPATPAAVAEVVRRVVDELQGRDLAPDPESAVGIDFPAVVKNGMVFSAANVDDSWINTDLEQVMSEALDGRTVYGLNDADAAGLAEATYGQGRNRDGLIAVITLGTGIGSALINDGKLIPNTELGHLELDGHNAESQASARAREVHELSWKKYGKRLYRYFEHVQMLFSPDLFIIGGGISKNPEKFMPYFEDQIRTPMVMAALRNNAGIVGAALWAGGMLPERQRRGEA
- the nrdR gene encoding transcriptional regulator NrdR, which encodes MYCPYCKHTDSRVVDSRTTDDGAAIRRRRQCTSCARRFTTVETTTISVIKRSGVTEPFDRSKIAAGVRKACQGRPVGEDDLAKLAQEVEELIRARGLAEINAHEVGLTILEPLSKLDAVAYLRFASVYQAFENLEDFEEAIARLREDRIAQ
- the dnaE gene encoding DNA polymerase III subunit alpha is translated as MATKEFTHLHVHTEYSMLDGAARLGDLFTHAKELGMKSMATSDHGFLFGAFDFWRQAKAHDIKPIIGVEAYLTPGTHRTDRSRVRWGDGSRDDVSGGGAYTHMTMWAETTEGMHNLFRASSIASLEGQLYKPRMDREVLQTYSKGLIATTGCPSGEVQTRLRLGQFDEAVQAASEFRDIFGKDNFYCEVMDHGLDIERNVQEDLHRLAKKLNLPFVATNDLHYTRQEDHTAHAALLCVQSGSTLTDPKRFKFDADNFYLRSAEEMYALFGDIPGACENTLEIAERCNVEFNTKANYMPNFPVPEGENEESWFVKEVEKGLHYRFPQGVPDAVRKQAEYEVGVITSMGFPGYFLVVADFINWAKRNGIRVGPGRGSGAGSMVAYAMRITDLNPLDHDLIFERFLNPDRVSMPDFDVDFDDRRRGEVIDYVTEKYGEEKVAQIVTFGTIKAKQALKDASRVMDQPYSVGERLTKAMPPDVMGKNIALANVYNEEDKRYAEAADLRALIEDPVDKIYGQVFETAKGLEGLKRQWGVHAAGVIMSSKDLIDVIPVMRREADGQVITQFDYPTCEGLGLIKMDFLGLRNLTIISDAVENIKANRGIDLDLESLSLDDPESYRLLARGDTLGVFQLDGGPMRSLLKLMEPEEFEHISAVLALYRPGPMGANSHTNYALRKNGKQEIEPIHPELEEPLKDILDTTYGLIVYQEQVMAIAQKVANYTLGEADLLRRAMGKKKKAELDKQYATFHDGMISNGYSEGAIKALWDILLPFSDYAFNKAHTAAYGLVSYWTAYLKAHYPQEYMAALLTSVGDNKDKLALYLNECRAMGITVLAPDVNESTLTFAPVGDDIRFGMGAIRNVGANVVEGMIAAREEKGRYESFNDFLKKVPLQVCNKRTIESLIKAGAFDDLGHTRRSLSLIHEAAVDAAVAVKRKEAAGQFDLFGSLGMDDALGDELTVTIPDVPEWDRREKLNFERDMLGLYVSDHPLRGLERALSDAASHSVHDIIGEDSHVRDGETVTIAGMLTGVSRRIAKSSGNQYASVELEDPSGATITVMFFSRAYETMGAALADDLICSIRGRVQRRDDGSVNMSAQELQILEISDDGRAAPITIVVPEYLVTEANLKELKETLRDHKGTADVRMLVRTRDKEQLVLLDPSVRVEPNPSLFGEIKTIFGPSCIRR
- a CDS encoding RluA family pseudouridine synthase, whose amino-acid sequence is MSETTNAAEDSARIRAEFTVEGALAGMRLDAALAGALDAPRTRTSGWIRDGHVSVTNNGKAVKIGKSYKLSAGDEVVVDAPAPRDLADIRPEKVDGFRIVHLDEDIVVVDKPAGVAAHPSPGWHGPTVISALMGEGISVATSGAAERQGIVHRLDVGTSGLMVVARSERAYTELKRAFKERTVDKVYHTLVQGLPDPLRGTIDAPIGRHPGNEWKFAVVEDGRNSITHYDVLEAFGPASLVEVHLETGRTHQIRVHFSALRHPCCGDLTYGADPRFSAELGLTRQWLHAHRLGFDHPGTGERVTFTSEYPLDLSYALTALREGKVQLG
- the lspA gene encoding signal peptidase II, which produces MTNTPKTAESSVSHTATKADGRRVRILSARSAGILALVLAAVVFAIDQGTKYLVVTQMQLGERITVIDGLLWWYSIRNSGAAFSMGENVTWVFTLVMIVAASVVLYLLRRTRALSWTLALGGLLGGICGNLFDRLFREPGFGSGHVVDFISVPNFAIFNIADSAICVCMAFIVLLNFKGLNLNGTRVQADDKNAAGKSAK
- a CDS encoding DivIVA domain-containing protein, yielding MAITPEDLITKSFKIVTEESGYDRNEVDDFLDELVVELRALYSERDALERQVEQLSANAPDSPAAAVAPAQSSAASAAPQDAAALLAMAQKVHDDYVAQGEKAKAELLEEAERKADAMVSEAQQQREEVLSRLTDEKEELEIAVEALRGFESRYRSKLLQHLDAQVQELKNLKSIEASA
- a CDS encoding YggT family protein — its product is MGYIFALITIVVYVLYIAMLLRMLFDWVRMFAPEWRPKGIVLLFASGVYAVTDWPMNQLRRLIPPVRVGNVALDTGFLILIVLLSLLLSIMMRMTAAFS
- the sepF gene encoding cell division protein SepF; the protein is MAKQSRLAGFLGLERYQGAETTPEESPQAVQAETRREANASAGQAATAQKTDSANRLSALPGSAQYSDAESQSETYHPQDEPAYTEQEEYLQADSYDDGTETEYLDAEEPADGRATVDAAAYATAHTPETTADLAETEQTWDDASADNWEDTPVPNTEYTEQYAETYSNDGYYDQGYEPEETNGYTYGYEEEEDELRRITTIHPRSYNDAKIIGEAFRENIPVIMNVEEMPDADAKRLVDFASGLAFALEGRIERVTAKVFLLTPSNLEVLGVANSEVPAGFETDGEFPFDQG